A window of Deltaproteobacteria bacterium genomic DNA:
CGAGATTTTCCGGGATGACATTCTGCGCTTCAAATTCGATATTCGCTTCGAGCTCGGCCTGTTCCTGAACCGGCATCTGAACTTTTTTCATGATCACGGCCCGGCCGGGCACTGCGGAGATAACATTTTTCGCGCTGACGCCGGATTCCCGGATCAACGCACGAATCGCTTCAGCCACCGATTTGGTATCGACAACCATGTTGTTTTGGATGGCATTTTCCGGCAGCGGCGCTGACGCTAGCTTTACAACCAGGTAACCATTGCGATCCACCACCGATTCGACCAGCTTGATCGAGCTTGAGCCGATATCGAGGGCAACGTAGCCGTCGTTGCTACCCAGTGATTTAAAAAACCCGAGGTTAAAGTTTTTCCAAAAAGGTGCCATGGATTATTGCTTGAAAAGAGTGTGCTTTTGCTCGATGGACAGACCTAAGGCTAATAAGATCTTGCGCTTGGTCGCCATGCGGCAATCCTTGCCCATTTCAATTCGTTGAAGCGTCAAAGG
This region includes:
- a CDS encoding XRE family transcriptional regulator, with amino-acid sequence MDQLNNVKKVREAKMLSKSELARLAGISPLTLQRIEMGKDCRMATKRKILLALGLSIEQKHTLFKQ